The sequence CGAAATCCGATCCGGTAAGCACCTTTGGGCAACGTAAAGTGGTACTGGGCGATTTCAACCTGTTGGAGGATTTTGAATTCAACACCTCAGCCCCGCTTTCCTCGGTATTCAGGAAAATACCGGCCTGCGTTATTAACCGGACCACCGGGACCGTCAACGTCAACATTCCGGAATATATAGCGGAGGAAGACATTGCGGCACCCAAGGATATCAGGCACTACAATTTCTTTGCAGCGGCCGCTGTAATAGATTTTGCTACGGAGGAGTATTTCATAGGACGCCAAAGCCGGCCTAATGTGGAGTACAATGAAACAGTGGTACCCGCAGCTGCCATATCATTGACCATCCCGCCAAACGCTACCACGCCCATATTTGTAGTATTGGGATTGGAGTTTGTACAACTGGTCAATGGCGTTGTATACACCAAAAGCCGAAAGCTCAGTGCGCTACAGCTCATAGCCATTGATCTTCCGTAGGAATTTCCATTCCTGTCGCCATGGTTCGTGTCCCCACGAACCATCACAACCCCGGGACCGGGTTGCTCTACCCGGTCCCTTTTTCATCCACTTTAAAAATTAAACCATCATGTCAACACAAAAAAATAATAAGATCAGCAAACGGGCCCTTCCCGGCTATACACTTATTCCCAAAGAGGACCATTACCAGATAAAAAAGATCAGCTTGTCAGGAAAGCTGGTCAATACCGATCCGCGGTTTATCAATACCCGGCGGAACAACCAGGAATTTGGCCATCTCATGAAAAGCTCCTCACTCATGCGCTCCGTCCTGTTAGTAGAAACTGGTAAAAAATTGCCTGCCCGTCCGTTCATAAATGCCCTTCGCAACCTGCAGGTCGCCGATCAGCACAACAGGTATGGCAGTCGCAGTCCTGTCAATGGCCCAATCGACCAATTGGAGGGCTTTAACTTTAATGATGCCTGTCCATGGCAAACTTGTGTAAATACCGGTGTCCTGGTAACCGTGGATACGCGCAACAACATAGTAGAGATCACCTTTCCGGCATGTACGGCAAATGAAGCAGTAAATCCACCCCCTGGTGCTACCCACTACAATTTGTATGCTATCGTTGCCTCTTTCGATCTTGATCACTTACAAGCGGATAGAGAAATAATTAAAAAAGGCCACCTGCCCATAAAAGCAATAAAAACAAAAACAATAATACGGGAAATAAAAACCGGCCGGCATCAGCTAAACATGGTAGTAACAGGGGTAAAGTGGTACCGCACGAACGAAAAGACAAACAACATAGTCCCCCTCAAAATACCTGGTCCCCTAATTATTTCCAAAATTTGGAAAAGTGGCGACCATAACACGGCCAACGAAAGATTTGCTGCATAATAATTTTTTTTTCAGTGCCTGTAACATTTGGATAGGCTCGTTCGTACCACTATTATAGGCATGCCCATGTAGCCTTTCCTTTTCCCGTCCAGGTGAATGATCTCCAAGGCATTATCAGAATAGTAGCACCACTCGTGTCCCAACCAGCGTTTCCATAACCAGTTCATGGTTTGTTATTCCATGAACGGACCATGAGTTCCGCTTATCCTTTTACTATACATCATCGCTAAAGCTGTTGAAGGCAGTTGACCGTCAATACTGCACGCAGGCGCACAAGTAGTAATCTCCTGCAGGCAGGATCAACTGTCGGTGCCAGCTATTGTATGGACCACAAAAACATATTCAGTAAAACCATCTAAAATTCAACAATGCTATGAGTACCAGTAAAGACCCGAAAAAGCAGCTACCGCCCTATCTGTACGTCCTTTCTGTAAAGGAGGTGGAACAGTTAAGAGGCGTAACAACGTCCACCGCCCGGCGCGACTTGAAAGAAGTACGCGACAAACTCAATAGGAAATCCCGCCAGCCGGTATTTCTCACGGAATACTGCGAATATTTTGGTTATCCCCTGGAAAAAGCCTGTAAATTCCTGAACATCCGGTATGTGCAGGAGCCGCAGGAATCATATATAGACTGGGTTGAAGTACCTAATAATTCAGTAACTATAAAAAGAAAAGCATCATGAAGTTTTCAGGGCAGACAAAAACTGCCGGTATTAGCCGGCAGTTTTTCACTTAGTCCTCAACTGGCGCAAGTGTGTAGTCTGGTCAGGCGCGCAGGGTACTTGTGCCTGCCTCCAATGCCTCGTTGCCTATTACGCCGCCTATAACAAAAGGCAGGTAAGTTGATTGCTTTTCACTATCTTGGTTTCATCATCAAAGCAGTCACTGAAGCTCAAAGCCACCATATTATTCTTTTTCGTGCTGGTATACATCGGCGAATGGGCGGCTTTGCCTTTTTACATCAATCCGGAGCCGCCTGAGGTAAGCTGTTGCGCCAAAACCAAAGAAGCGGCCAACACGCCTTGCCAGAAACCTCCCAAAGATTGTAATACCACCACCTGCTGTGTCAATTGTCCGCTCTGTTATGTGATGACCGTGCCCGGCGTATCTATGCCCGGCCAATGGAACGACATTATTAAAAAGGAATATTCACTGTATTTATCTCACTACGACTTCATCTTTTTGGCTACCACCTGGAAGCCACCCAATGTGGGTTAACCATACCAACTTTTTATTCCATCTATTTACTTTCATTACAAACACTCAATATGAAAAGAATATTGTTATTGGCTACTATTGCCATGCTCATGACCAGTACTGTAACTTATGCCAACGGTGCACCCACACAGGACAAGGAAAAGTGCAAAAAGACCTGCTGCACAAAATCCTGTCCCAAGCCATGCCCGAAGGACAAATGCGAAAAGAGCAAGTCTGCTAAAAGCTAAGCCAGCAGGTTGGTAATAATAAGTAAAGCCCCGGCAACGGGGCTTTACCTTTTCAATCTATACATATACTAAATGCCTTTATGCAAGGATTGATGAGTGTTCAGTAACCAGTAACCAGCTATTCCGTCTGCCGGCGGTGCTTCAGCAACCAACTGATACTTTGATAATACGCAATGGCCTGCCGGGTGAGGGTATCATCGGCTGGGGCAGGGGTGGCATTGCCCGTGGCAAAATCGGGTGTATAGTGCGCCAGGCGGTGTACGGGCGACTGCACCACCAGCTTGCCGTTGCGCAGGTAGCCCAGCCCCTGGTAGGTGCTGATGAAAGCCCGCTCGCGGCCCGGCGGCAGGTGCAGCAGGTCCTGCCCGAAGAACTTCGACCGGTAGCGCAGGTTGAGCAGTCCAAGGATGGTGGGCGCTACGTCTATCTGCGCAGCCAGTGTATTCACTTCCTTAGGTTGTAGCAGCGCCGGCGCATAAATGAGCATGGGAATATGATAACCCGTTACAGGCAGCTCCACACTGCCCGCACTGCCCGCGCAATGGTCCGATACGATCACAAACACCGTACTGTCGAACCATTTCTTGCTGCGTGCCTCCCGCAGGAAGCGGCCAATGGCATAATCCGTATACTTTACGGCGCCTTGCCTTACCTGCCGGGCAGGTGGTATATCAATACGTCCTTCGGGATACGTATAAGGCCGGTGATTACTCACCGTCATAATATGGGTAAAGAAAGGCTTGCCGGTAGCACTGTTGGAATCCAGCACCTGCAGCGCCAGGGAAAACAGGTCCTCATCCGCCACGCCCCAGATATTCTCGTAGTGTACCTTTTCGGGCGGTATGGCCGACCGGTCAATCACCGTATAGCCATTATTGCCAAAGAAAGTCTTCATATTATCAAAATAACTGTACCCGCCATACAGGTACTGGGTGGTATACCCGTGGGAGCGCAATACGCTGCCCAGGGAAAACAGGCCCCCGTTATCGGGCCGCTTCACAATACTTTGCCCTGGCGTAGGGGGAATGGAGAGTGACAGTGCTTCGAGGCCGCGCACCGTGCGGGTACCGGAAGCATACAGGTTGTTGAAGAACAAACTGTGCGCCGCCAGCGAGTCGAGTTGCGGCGTAATATTTTCAGTACTCCCGAAAGCGCGCATAAAATCGGCGCTCAGGCTCTCCACGCTGATCAGCACCACATTCTGTTTCCTTTCCGGTTCAGCATAACTGATCTCCCGCTCAATGCTGTAAGGATCGTTGCTGGTAAAACGGCTATTGGGGGTCTGCAGTTGCTCCCGCGTGATCCGGAAGGCCGTCGTATCGGGCAGGGTGGTATAGAACTGGTAAAAATCCAGCTCATTTTGGGTAAAGGCGGTGGCAAATTCAAAAAGGCCATCGCCCGCCAGGGAATTGGCATACTCATTACGGCTGAACTGCCGCCATTTGGCCGACACCGTATAATACACCAGCAGGGGCAGGGTCATGAGTACAAGGGCCAGCAGGGAACGCCGTACAACAGGCAAGGGCTGTTGTACGCTTTGGCGTACAGGTTTCCGGAACAGGTATACCGTCAGCGCCGCTATAACAAGCAGGCCCGCCAATATCCAGCCAATGGGATAAGATTCTGCAATATTGCCCAATACTTCGGTAGTATATACCAGGTAGTCAACAGCGATAAAATTATACCGGGTGGAAAACTCCTGCCAGAAAAACCACTCGCTCACCGCATTCAGCAGCAGTAAAAAGATCACCAGGCCCAGTCCGGTATACAATACACCCGCGCGCCAGCGTTGCCGGAAAGCAGGTACAAAATACAACAATAGGTAAACGGCAAACCGCAGTACCACATAAACGATCAGGGCGGTATGCAGGGGCGGACAGAAAGCCCTTGGCACCACGTTCGTGAACAGCAACAGGGCTGTCGACCCAATGAAAAAGGCCGTTATAAATGGTAAGAGGCGCTTACGGTATATCCTGTCATTTTGCAGCCACAACTGCAGCACGAAGGGCAGGATCACAAATACGGCTACCGTACTGTCGTACAACAGGCCGATACAGAAAGCGCCTGCCGCCTGCGGAAAGGTAATGCCGGAAGCAGGAATACTTGCCAGTAACGTTATACGTGTAATGATGGAAATAACGAGAAACAAAAGGATAATGAGCCAGACAGGGAAAAACCTGCTGCGGGAGAGCATCTTAACCATATTGCATGTTTTGTGGGGGTGCAAACATGCCCAATAATTCTGTTGGAAATTTGAAGGCAAGCATGTCGCATCCCCCTAACGAAGGAATCCTGTAATTGTTGTGCAATATATTAACTTGCACTTAACAAATGGCATTCCAAATCACTTTAGAATCGGCTAATACATTTGCGCATGAAAATCCTGGTAATAGAAGACGAGACTGCGCTGGCCCAGAGTATCGTTGCCTACCTGTCGGATGAGAACTATTTGTGTGAACGGGCTGCCACAGCCAGGGAAGCAATTGATAAAATTGATGTATATGATTATGATTGCATCGTGCTGGACCTCATGCTGCCCGGTGGCGACGGCCTCAGCATATTACAGGAGATCAAGGCCCAGAACAAACAGGATGGCGTGATCATCATCTCTGCCAAAAATTCCCTGGAAGACAAGATAAAGGGCCTGCAGATCGGCGCCGACGACTACCTCACCAAGCCTTTCCACCTGTCAGAACTGGCGGCCCGCATCTATTCCATCATCCGCCGCAAGCAATTTGGCAACGTCAACATCATAGAACAATATGAGCTGAAGATAGACCTGCTGGCCAAAACAGTGCTGGTGCATGAGCGGCCTGTATCGCTTACGCGAAAAGAATTTGACCTGCTCCTGTATTTTATAAGCAATAAAAATAAAGTGATCTCCAAGAACGCATTGGCCGAGCATTTGTCGGGCGAAGTAGCCGATATGCTCGATAATTATGATTTTGTATATGTGCACATCAAGAACCTGAAAAAAAAGCTGCTGGAAGCCGGCAGCAACAATTACCTGAAAACCTTGTATGGCACCGGTTATAAATGGGAAATATGAGTAAACTGCTCAACCGCTCACTGAAAAGGTTCCTGGTCTATGCCGGGATCATACTGGCAGGCAGTATCCCTGTCTATTACCTCACCATGAGCAGGCTATGGCAATATGAGCTGGATGAGCACAACGTGATCGTAACGCCCGAAGCAGGCCGGGAAGATAGCTATCTCATCATTGTTGCGGTGACCTCCCTGACCGCCTTGTTCTTTATATTGCTCATGGGTGGTTTTATATTGCTCAACCGCCGCATCTCCCGCCGCTTATGGCAGCCCTTTTACCGCAGCCTGGAGCAGATCAGGCTGTTTGACCTGGGCGCTCAGCAAAAAGTGGTTTTTGAACCAACGGATGTAGACGAGTTCGCCGCCTTGAACCAAAGCCTGGACAAGCTGATTGCCGGCAATATTGCCGCTTATAACCAACAGCAGGAATTTGCCGACAATGCTTCCCATGAACTGCAAACGCCGCTGGCCATTATACAGTCCAAACTCGACCTGCTGCTGCAAAGCAAATCACTCACCAATGAACAATTTACCATCATTGAAGAAGCCAATAAAGCACTGGCGCGTGTAACCCGCATTAATAAGAACCTGCTGCTGCTGACCAAAATAGAGAACAGCCAGTTTATGGAGAAGGAAGCGATCTGTCTGACGGAACTACTGGAACAGGCTATTGCCGTATTCACGAGTTTCTCGGAAGACAAGCAGCTCGCCCTGCAAACCCATATAGCGCCCGGTGTACAGGTAGAAGGCAATAAAATACTGGTAGAGATAATGCTCAATAACCTCATCACAAATGCCATCCGGCATACTGCCGCCGGCGGAACGATTGATATTCACCTCACCGCCAATAACCTCTCCGTTTCCAATACCGGCGCCACGCCGCTGCAACAGGAACAACTGTTCAAACGTTTTGGCGCCACTTCGGCCCACACGCCCGGCACCGGCCTGGGCCTCGCCCTGGTAAAACAGATCGGTCACCGCTATGGCTGGCATATCACTTACGCCTTTAAAGATCACCTGCACACCTTCTCTATCGGCTTTTGATTTAGATTTCCTTCCAAATCGGGCGGTACCTATGCACAAACAGCCCCCGTATAGCATGAAAAAAGGCCGGTACACTTATCTTCTTTTATTGATCATCACTTCTGCAGCACAGGCGCAATTCTCCCAAGTAACTTTATCCGGGATGACCAGGGATGCAAAAAACAAAGCTGCTTTGTCCTTTGTCAACGTCAGGCTCCTAACGGCGAAGGATAGCAACTTTGTAGCCGGCACCATCTCCGGCGAGGATGGCCGCTTTTCCCTGCCTGATAGTAAG comes from Paraflavitalea devenefica and encodes:
- a CDS encoding response regulator transcription factor, which produces MKILVIEDETALAQSIVAYLSDENYLCERAATAREAIDKIDVYDYDCIVLDLMLPGGDGLSILQEIKAQNKQDGVIIISAKNSLEDKIKGLQIGADDYLTKPFHLSELAARIYSIIRRKQFGNVNIIEQYELKIDLLAKTVLVHERPVSLTRKEFDLLLYFISNKNKVISKNALAEHLSGEVADMLDNYDFVYVHIKNLKKKLLEAGSNNYLKTLYGTGYKWEI
- a CDS encoding sensor histidine kinase — protein: MSKLLNRSLKRFLVYAGIILAGSIPVYYLTMSRLWQYELDEHNVIVTPEAGREDSYLIIVAVTSLTALFFILLMGGFILLNRRISRRLWQPFYRSLEQIRLFDLGAQQKVVFEPTDVDEFAALNQSLDKLIAGNIAAYNQQQEFADNASHELQTPLAIIQSKLDLLLQSKSLTNEQFTIIEEANKALARVTRINKNLLLLTKIENSQFMEKEAICLTELLEQAIAVFTSFSEDKQLALQTHIAPGVQVEGNKILVEIMLNNLITNAIRHTAAGGTIDIHLTANNLSVSNTGATPLQQEQLFKRFGATSAHTPGTGLGLALVKQIGHRYGWHITYAFKDHLHTFSIGF
- a CDS encoding LTA synthase family protein, coding for MVKMLSRSRFFPVWLIILLFLVISIITRITLLASIPASGITFPQAAGAFCIGLLYDSTVAVFVILPFVLQLWLQNDRIYRKRLLPFITAFFIGSTALLLFTNVVPRAFCPPLHTALIVYVVLRFAVYLLLYFVPAFRQRWRAGVLYTGLGLVIFLLLLNAVSEWFFWQEFSTRYNFIAVDYLVYTTEVLGNIAESYPIGWILAGLLVIAALTVYLFRKPVRQSVQQPLPVVRRSLLALVLMTLPLLVYYTVSAKWRQFSRNEYANSLAGDGLFEFATAFTQNELDFYQFYTTLPDTTAFRITREQLQTPNSRFTSNDPYSIEREISYAEPERKQNVVLISVESLSADFMRAFGSTENITPQLDSLAAHSLFFNNLYASGTRTVRGLEALSLSIPPTPGQSIVKRPDNGGLFSLGSVLRSHGYTTQYLYGGYSYFDNMKTFFGNNGYTVIDRSAIPPEKVHYENIWGVADEDLFSLALQVLDSNSATGKPFFTHIMTVSNHRPYTYPEGRIDIPPARQVRQGAVKYTDYAIGRFLREARSKKWFDSTVFVIVSDHCAGSAGSVELPVTGYHIPMLIYAPALLQPKEVNTLAAQIDVAPTILGLLNLRYRSKFFGQDLLHLPPGRERAFISTYQGLGYLRNGKLVVQSPVHRLAHYTPDFATGNATPAPADDTLTRQAIAYYQSISWLLKHRRQTE